One window from the genome of Rufibacter tibetensis encodes:
- a CDS encoding DUF4199 domain-containing protein, whose translation MEQRQVTVQKTGTSFGVMTGIAAILYMVLIKLVGLIENVSLHFLVGVILVVGVCLAIRRHKSTKTGKLGYLEGIGVGFFVGLVSSVLFTLFQVITNKMFDMAFLYPYMVDDTSGDEQALWVLAVIWLMMGVVIGAFVGYIAMQFFKRPDHKLTS comes from the coding sequence ATGGAACAACGTCAAGTTACGGTACAGAAAACAGGTACCTCTTTTGGAGTAATGACGGGAATTGCAGCCATCCTTTATATGGTTCTCATTAAATTAGTGGGGTTAATAGAAAATGTTTCGCTGCACTTTTTAGTAGGGGTAATCTTAGTGGTAGGTGTTTGCCTTGCCATAAGACGTCATAAATCAACAAAAACCGGGAAGCTGGGGTATTTAGAAGGAATAGGGGTAGGCTTCTTTGTGGGCTTGGTTTCTTCTGTTCTCTTTACCCTTTTCCAGGTGATTACAAACAAAATGTTTGACATGGCCTTTTTATACCCTTATATGGTGGATGACACCTCAGGGGATGAGCAGGCCCTTTGGGTCTTAGCCGTTATTTGGTTAATGATGGGGGTAGTGATTGGGGCTTTTGTAGGGTACATAGCCATGCAATTCTTCAAAAGACCAGACCATAAACTTACCTCCTAA
- a CDS encoding 2,3,4,5-tetrahydropyridine-2,6-dicarboxylate N-succinyltransferase, whose product MNDLRETIERAWEDRSLLSQNNTQEAIRWVIQLLDRGEIRVAEPTGSEKWQVNEWVKKAVLMYFPIQKMETIEAGPFEFHDKIPLKSGFAELGVRVVPHALARYGAYISKGVILMPSYTNIGAYVDEGTMVDTWATVGSCAQVGKHVHLSGGVGLGGVLEPVQAAPVIVEDGAFIGSRCILVEGCHIGKEAVIGANVCITGSTKIIDVTSAEPKEYKGYVPPRSVVIPGSYTKEFAAGSFQVPCALIIGQRKESTDLKTSLNDALRENEVAV is encoded by the coding sequence ATGAACGATTTAAGAGAGACCATAGAGCGCGCCTGGGAAGACCGGTCGTTGTTAAGCCAAAACAATACGCAAGAGGCCATCAGATGGGTGATTCAACTGCTGGACCGCGGAGAAATCCGGGTGGCAGAACCTACCGGCTCCGAGAAATGGCAGGTAAATGAGTGGGTGAAGAAGGCCGTGTTGATGTACTTCCCCATACAGAAAATGGAAACCATTGAAGCCGGACCCTTCGAATTCCATGATAAAATTCCACTGAAAAGTGGTTTTGCTGAACTAGGCGTTCGCGTAGTTCCTCATGCTTTAGCGCGTTATGGTGCTTATATTTCTAAAGGGGTCATTCTGATGCCTTCTTACACTAACATTGGCGCTTACGTTGACGAAGGAACCATGGTAGATACGTGGGCTACAGTAGGCTCTTGTGCCCAGGTGGGCAAGCACGTTCACTTAAGCGGTGGTGTTGGTTTAGGCGGTGTATTAGAGCCTGTACAGGCCGCTCCGGTTATTGTGGAAGATGGTGCCTTTATTGGATCCCGTTGCATTCTGGTAGAAGGTTGTCACATTGGGAAAGAAGCTGTAATTGGCGCCAATGTGTGTATTACTGGTAGCACAAAGATCATTGACGTAACCAGTGCAGAACCTAAAGAATACAAAGGCTATGTGCCGCCTCGTTCAGTAGTGATTCCTGGTTCTTACACAAAAGAATTTGCTGCGGGTTCTTTCCAGGTACCCTGCGCGTTAATCATTGGCCAACGCAAAGAAAGCACAGATTTGAAAACTTCCCTGAACGATGCCCTTCGTGAAAACGAAGTCGCAGTTTAA
- a CDS encoding 3-hydroxyacyl-CoA dehydrogenase family protein, translating into MNIAVIGSGTMGNGIAHVFAQNSFSVFLIDINQDSLTKAVATISKNLDRMVSKGTVTVEQKSQTIQRISTFTDLQEGVRDADLVVEAATENVEIKLELFRQLEQYTKSTCIMASNTSSISITKIASVTQRPDKVIGMHFMNPVPVMKLVEVIRGYSTSDEVTNKILDLSKQLGKIPAEANDYPGFVANRILMPMINEAIYSLFEGVAGVEEIDTIMKLGMAHPMGPLQLADFIGLDVCLSILRVLHDGFGNPKYAPCPLLVNMVQAGHKGVKSGQGFYSYTHGTKDLVVADTFKKR; encoded by the coding sequence ATGAACATAGCCGTAATAGGGTCTGGTACCATGGGCAACGGCATCGCCCACGTTTTCGCACAGAATTCTTTTTCAGTTTTCTTGATAGACATCAATCAGGATTCACTTACCAAAGCGGTAGCCACCATCTCCAAAAACCTGGACCGCATGGTTTCCAAAGGAACTGTGACGGTAGAACAGAAAAGCCAGACGATTCAACGCATCAGCACCTTTACAGATTTACAGGAAGGAGTTCGTGATGCTGACTTAGTGGTGGAAGCCGCTACCGAAAATGTGGAGATTAAATTAGAACTGTTCAGGCAATTGGAGCAATATACCAAATCCACTTGCATAATGGCCAGCAACACCTCTTCAATTTCTATTACTAAAATTGCTTCAGTGACCCAGCGTCCGGACAAAGTAATAGGCATGCATTTTATGAACCCGGTACCGGTCATGAAATTGGTAGAAGTGATCAGGGGCTACTCCACTAGTGATGAAGTCACAAATAAAATCCTGGATCTGTCTAAACAGCTTGGAAAGATTCCGGCTGAGGCAAATGACTATCCTGGCTTTGTGGCCAACCGTATTTTAATGCCGATGATCAATGAAGCCATCTACTCTTTGTTTGAAGGCGTAGCAGGTGTGGAGGAAATTGACACCATCATGAAACTTGGTATGGCGCACCCCATGGGTCCATTGCAGTTGGCAGACTTTATTGGACTGGATGTGTGCTTGTCTATTCTTAGAGTACTGCACGATGGCTTCGGGAACCCGAAATATGCCCCTTGCCCTTTATTAGTGAACATGGTACAGGCTGGGCACAAAGGCGTGAAGAGCGGCCAGGGCTTTTATTCTTACACCCACGGCACTAAAGATTTGGTTGTTGCAGATACCTTCAAAAAGCGTTAG
- a CDS encoding glycosyltransferase family protein: MIRKRILLASLLKPVSDSRLYEKIGKSLAKLPQVEVHVAGFQSLTPADETNITFHPVFSFKRLSFGRFSAQKSFWDLISKIKPEVLIVATHELLPVAWLYCKQSSCKMVYDVQENYFLNLTTQQVYPGVAGKALGQVVREIEKIIAPSINHFFLAEKAYAKELPFLGSRITVIQNKYLPPSNSIKLEREVPVSIKDIKPLRLLYSGTISKLYGVLDAVNFTKQLRTWVPQTELTIIGYCADKKFLVELKKHIQHLPFVRLIGGDALVPHQKILIQEQQHHIGLLPYHPHPSTFTCIPTKLYEYIGNGLVVVAEENPLWAEILQNSNAGICHSFAKELTQAGVENLIRGTFYQNGIPEDVFWREEESKVQRVVLDLLEQ, translated from the coding sequence ATGATTCGAAAACGAATTCTGCTGGCCTCTCTTCTGAAGCCAGTTTCTGACTCCCGTTTATATGAGAAAATTGGAAAAAGCCTGGCAAAACTCCCCCAGGTAGAAGTACATGTAGCAGGTTTCCAGAGCCTCACTCCTGCTGATGAAACCAACATCACCTTCCACCCGGTATTTTCATTCAAGCGTTTATCTTTTGGCCGGTTCTCCGCACAAAAATCGTTTTGGGACCTTATTTCAAAAATAAAGCCCGAAGTGCTGATAGTAGCTACTCATGAATTACTGCCAGTAGCCTGGTTGTATTGCAAACAGTCCTCCTGTAAAATGGTGTATGACGTGCAGGAGAATTATTTCCTGAACCTTACCACGCAACAGGTATATCCGGGCGTTGCAGGAAAAGCTTTGGGGCAGGTTGTCCGTGAAATAGAAAAAATCATTGCCCCTTCTATAAACCATTTCTTCCTGGCCGAAAAGGCGTATGCCAAAGAGTTGCCTTTTCTGGGGAGCAGGATTACAGTTATACAAAACAAATACCTTCCGCCTTCCAATTCAATAAAGCTAGAAAGAGAGGTACCAGTATCTATAAAAGATATCAAGCCTTTACGCTTGTTGTATTCAGGTACCATTTCTAAACTATATGGGGTATTAGATGCGGTCAATTTCACAAAACAGCTGCGTACCTGGGTGCCCCAGACTGAACTGACCATCATTGGTTATTGTGCAGACAAGAAGTTTCTAGTAGAACTCAAAAAGCATATTCAACACTTGCCCTTTGTACGACTTATTGGAGGTGATGCTTTGGTGCCACACCAGAAAATCTTAATTCAGGAACAACAGCACCACATTGGCCTCCTGCCCTATCACCCGCACCCCAGCACCTTCACGTGTATTCCCACCAAACTATATGAGTACATCGGCAATGGGTTGGTAGTGGTAGCAGAGGAAAATCCATTATGGGCAGAGATCCTACAAAACTCAAATGCAGGAATATGCCACTCTTTCGCTAAAGAGTTAACACAAGCTGGCGTAGAGAACCTAATAAGAGGAACCTTCTACCAAAATGGTATCCCTGAAGATGTTTTCTGGCGCGAAGAAGAGTCAAAAGTGCAACGTGTCGTCCTTGACTTACTAGAGCAATAG
- a CDS encoding lmo0937 family membrane protein — MGNLLYIIAVVLVIIWLIGFLGFGDQVGGIIHVLLVIAVIAVLLRLIRRA, encoded by the coding sequence ATGGGAAATCTATTGTATATCATTGCAGTAGTGCTAGTAATTATCTGGCTGATCGGATTCTTAGGATTCGGAGATCAAGTAGGTGGTATCATCCACGTGCTTTTAGTAATCGCAGTTATTGCGGTATTACTTCGCCTGATACGCAGGGCCTAA
- a CDS encoding 3-oxoacyl-ACP synthase III family protein — translation MAKELRNSRISGLGHYVPEKVVKNVDLEKLMDTSDAWIVERTGINERRYFEPGKDTTANMAANAAIKALEKAGLEAKDLDMIVFATLSPDYFFPGSGVLLQRELGISDIPCYDVRNQCSGFIYALSLADQFIKTGMYDNVLVVGSEIHSSGLDFSDRGRAVSVIFGDGAGAAVLTPSDSLDKGILSTHLHAQGEFAEELMAVGPSSNEPERITHQMIDDGTIFPIMNGSTVFKHAVTRFPEVINEALSHNGVTADDLDLVVPHQANLRITQFIQQKMKLPEDKIFSNIQKYGNTTAASVPIAFSEAFEEGRVKEGDLICLAAFGSGFTWASALIRW, via the coding sequence ATGGCAAAAGAATTAAGAAACTCACGTATTTCTGGCCTTGGCCACTATGTACCTGAAAAGGTGGTAAAGAACGTAGATTTGGAGAAACTGATGGACACATCAGATGCCTGGATTGTAGAGCGAACAGGAATAAATGAACGCCGGTACTTTGAACCTGGCAAAGACACTACTGCCAACATGGCGGCAAATGCTGCTATAAAGGCGTTAGAAAAAGCTGGTCTGGAGGCAAAGGACCTGGACATGATTGTGTTTGCGACGCTTAGCCCTGATTATTTTTTCCCGGGTTCAGGCGTTTTGCTGCAGCGTGAACTGGGCATTTCAGACATCCCTTGTTATGATGTTCGGAACCAATGTTCCGGGTTTATTTATGCGCTTTCATTAGCAGACCAGTTTATCAAAACCGGTATGTATGACAACGTGTTGGTAGTGGGTTCTGAAATACACTCTTCCGGCCTGGACTTCTCTGACCGGGGCCGGGCAGTGTCGGTAATTTTTGGTGATGGTGCAGGGGCAGCGGTACTCACTCCTTCTGATAGCTTGGACAAAGGTATTCTTTCCACGCACTTACACGCTCAGGGCGAGTTCGCCGAGGAGTTAATGGCAGTAGGGCCGTCCAGTAACGAACCAGAGCGCATCACGCACCAGATGATTGATGATGGGACCATCTTCCCTATCATGAACGGAAGCACCGTGTTCAAACACGCGGTCACCAGGTTCCCGGAGGTGATCAATGAAGCTCTTTCCCACAACGGGGTAACGGCAGATGATCTGGACTTAGTGGTTCCTCACCAGGCAAACCTGCGGATCACCCAGTTTATTCAGCAAAAGATGAAGCTGCCTGAAGATAAGATCTTCAGCAACATCCAGAAATACGGAAACACCACGGCTGCATCTGTTCCAATAGCGTTTTCTGAGGCTTTTGAGGAAGGAAGAGTAAAAGAAGGAGACCTGATCTGCCTGGCGGCGTTTGGAAGTGGATTCACTTGGGCTTCTGCCTTGATACGCTGGTAA
- a CDS encoding metal-dependent transcriptional regulator codes for MQSTAEENYIKAIYKLSGSGANAVSTTGLSETLETKPASVSDMLRKLSAKNLVHYVKYHGVQLTEEGQRVALKIIRKHRLWEAFLVQKLHFSWDEVHEVAEQMEHVKSELLIQRLDEFLGHPRVDPHGDPIPTEAGELRELEQRTLASLAVEQQGVVCRVKDSQPAFLQYLNRMGIQIGSNLKVVDKIPYDNSLEIKIDKTKSVILSSDVLEKIFVINP; via the coding sequence ATGCAAAGTACTGCAGAAGAAAACTACATAAAAGCCATCTATAAGTTGTCTGGCAGCGGAGCCAACGCGGTAAGCACCACCGGGCTTTCTGAAACGCTGGAAACAAAACCTGCCTCGGTAAGCGACATGCTGCGCAAGTTAAGCGCTAAGAACCTGGTGCATTACGTGAAATACCACGGCGTGCAGCTCACCGAGGAAGGACAGCGGGTGGCACTTAAAATCATAAGAAAACACCGGCTTTGGGAAGCATTTCTGGTGCAGAAGCTCCACTTCAGTTGGGACGAGGTACACGAAGTGGCTGAGCAGATGGAACACGTCAAATCTGAGCTACTCATACAACGCCTGGACGAGTTCCTGGGCCACCCACGCGTGGATCCTCACGGAGACCCTATCCCCACTGAGGCAGGTGAGCTACGTGAGTTGGAACAACGGACGCTGGCCTCACTGGCTGTAGAGCAACAAGGCGTGGTATGCCGGGTAAAAGACTCACAACCTGCCTTTCTGCAATACCTGAACCGAATGGGCATTCAGATTGGGTCTAATTTGAAAGTAGTAGACAAGATACCTTATGATAACTCATTGGAGATCAAAATAGATAAAACTAAATCAGTGATTTTGTCTTCAGACGTTCTGGAGAAAATATTCGTCATCAATCCTTGA
- a CDS encoding metal ABC transporter ATP-binding protein produces MIQHVTDPVLEVHDLTVSYQRKPVLWDVDLTLPKEALVGIIGPNGAGKSTLIKAVMGLLPLNSGFVELFGKPLDEVRKKVSYVPQRESVDWDFPASALDVAMMGTYGSLGLFRRPGARERKLAMEALEKVGMQDFANRQISQLSGGQQQRVFLSRALAQDADLYLMDEPFAGVDIATETAIIELLRQMRETGKTVVVVHHDLQSAQDYFDWIILLNMRLVASGPTDETLTPALLEKTYGGRLTELSRVSELLHKKNFPIRETKPTRR; encoded by the coding sequence ATGATACAACACGTGACGGATCCGGTTTTGGAGGTGCATGATTTGACGGTGAGTTATCAGCGGAAGCCGGTGCTGTGGGATGTGGATTTAACGTTGCCCAAAGAAGCTTTGGTAGGCATTATTGGACCAAATGGAGCCGGGAAATCTACCTTAATCAAAGCCGTAATGGGCTTACTCCCCTTAAACAGTGGTTTTGTAGAACTGTTTGGAAAACCCTTAGATGAAGTACGAAAGAAGGTAAGCTATGTGCCCCAGCGTGAGTCTGTGGACTGGGATTTCCCAGCTTCTGCGCTAGATGTGGCCATGATGGGCACCTACGGTAGTTTAGGCCTTTTCAGACGGCCTGGAGCTAGAGAAAGAAAGCTAGCCATGGAGGCTCTGGAGAAAGTAGGGATGCAGGACTTTGCGAACCGGCAGATTTCCCAGCTGTCAGGTGGACAGCAGCAGCGGGTGTTCCTTTCCAGGGCGCTGGCCCAGGATGCAGATCTATACCTCATGGACGAGCCATTTGCCGGAGTTGACATTGCCACCGAGACAGCCATTATTGAGCTGTTGCGCCAAATGCGGGAAACTGGTAAAACAGTGGTAGTGGTGCACCATGACCTTCAATCGGCACAGGATTACTTTGACTGGATCATTTTGTTGAACATGCGCCTGGTGGCGTCAGGCCCAACAGATGAAACCCTCACTCCTGCTTTGCTGGAGAAAACCTACGGGGGACGTTTAACTGAGCTTAGCCGAGTAAGTGAGCTTCTGCACAAGAAGAACTTCCCCATCAGAGAAACCAAACCTACCCGCAGATGA
- a CDS encoding ABC-F family ATP-binding cassette domain-containing protein: protein MISTSNVSLGYGKRTLFEDVTIKFSPGNCYGLIGANGAGKSTFLKILSGEIDPNTGTVDIPAKMRLAILKQNHYEYDEYPVLQTVIMGHKRLWDIMNEKDAIYAKEDFSEEDGMRASELEAEFADMEGWNAEYEAGELLSGLGIQPELHYTLMKDLGGNEKIRVLLAQALFGNPDILLLDEPTNHLDAESIMWLENFLDNFQNTVIVVSHDRHFLDAVCTHVADIDYGKIQLYAGNYSFWYESSQLATKQRTDANRKTEDKRKELQAFIARFSANASKSKQATSRAKLLEKLTLEDIKPSSRKYPYIQFKQEREAGNQLLQVDNLTKSNEGELLFKDVTFTVDKKDKIAVISRNDLAATTFFKIIMGETTQDKGEFKWGTTISTAYFPKDNNEFFEVDLNLVDWLRQFSVEKDESFIRGFLGRMLFSGEESLKKASVLSGGEKVRCMLSRMMLQSGNMLVLDEPTNHLDLESITALNNGLKDFQGSLLFSSHDLQFVDTIANRIIELTPKGIIDKRMSYDEYLRNEDIKALRAQMYGVSTLV from the coding sequence ATGATTAGTACTAGCAACGTTAGTCTTGGCTACGGCAAACGTACCCTTTTTGAAGATGTGACCATTAAGTTTTCCCCCGGCAACTGTTATGGCCTTATTGGTGCCAACGGTGCGGGTAAGTCAACTTTCCTTAAAATATTATCTGGCGAGATAGACCCAAACACCGGTACGGTGGACATTCCTGCCAAAATGCGCTTAGCGATTCTTAAACAGAACCACTATGAGTATGATGAGTATCCGGTGCTTCAGACGGTGATCATGGGCCACAAGCGCCTGTGGGACATCATGAACGAGAAAGACGCTATTTACGCAAAAGAAGACTTCTCTGAAGAAGACGGCATGCGTGCCTCTGAACTGGAAGCTGAATTTGCGGACATGGAAGGTTGGAACGCGGAGTACGAAGCAGGTGAATTGTTAAGTGGCTTGGGCATTCAGCCAGAGTTGCACTACACCCTCATGAAAGATCTGGGTGGAAATGAAAAGATCAGGGTGTTATTGGCGCAGGCATTGTTTGGTAACCCAGACATCCTGTTACTGGATGAGCCTACCAACCACCTGGATGCTGAATCAATCATGTGGCTGGAGAACTTCCTTGACAATTTCCAGAACACCGTGATTGTGGTTTCCCACGACCGTCACTTCCTGGATGCTGTGTGTACGCACGTGGCCGACATAGATTATGGCAAAATTCAGTTATATGCCGGTAACTACTCCTTCTGGTATGAATCTAGCCAGTTGGCTACCAAACAGCGTACAGATGCCAACCGCAAGACAGAAGACAAACGCAAAGAATTGCAAGCGTTTATTGCCCGTTTTAGCGCAAACGCCTCCAAATCAAAGCAAGCTACCTCCCGTGCCAAATTGCTGGAAAAACTAACCCTGGAAGACATAAAGCCTTCTAGCCGGAAGTATCCTTATATTCAGTTTAAACAAGAGCGCGAGGCAGGTAACCAATTGCTGCAGGTAGATAACCTTACCAAAAGCAATGAAGGAGAGCTCCTGTTTAAAGATGTTACGTTCACGGTAGACAAGAAGGACAAGATTGCCGTCATCAGCCGGAATGACTTGGCAGCCACAACCTTCTTTAAGATCATCATGGGTGAGACTACCCAGGACAAAGGTGAATTCAAGTGGGGAACCACTATCAGTACAGCTTATTTCCCTAAGGACAACAATGAGTTCTTTGAGGTAGATCTGAACCTGGTAGACTGGTTACGTCAGTTCTCAGTAGAGAAAGATGAAAGCTTTATTCGTGGTTTCTTAGGCCGTATGCTGTTCTCCGGAGAGGAATCCTTGAAGAAAGCTAGTGTGTTGTCTGGAGGAGAGAAAGTACGTTGTATGCTGTCACGCATGATGTTGCAAAGTGGTAACATGTTGGTGCTGGATGAGCCCACCAACCACCTTGACTTGGAATCAATCACCGCCCTGAACAACGGCCTAAAAGACTTCCAAGGATCATTGCTGTTCAGCTCCCATGACTTACAATTTGTGGATACTATTGCAAACCGCATTATTGAATTGACTCCTAAAGGCATCATAGACAAGCGCATGAGCTATGACGAGTACCTCAGAAACGAAGACATCAAAGCGCTTCGTGCTCAAATGTATGGAGTTAGTACTTTGGTCTAA
- a CDS encoding lmo0937 family membrane protein, with amino-acid sequence MGNVLYFVAVVLIILWLIGFLGFGDQVGSIIHVLLVIAIVAVLLRLIRG; translated from the coding sequence ATGGGAAATGTACTGTACTTTGTGGCAGTTGTGCTTATAATTTTATGGCTCATTGGATTCTTAGGATTCGGCGACCAGGTTGGCAGTATCATTCACGTGTTGTTAGTGATTGCCATTGTTGCTGTTTTGTTAAGATTGATACGAGGGTAA
- a CDS encoding metal ABC transporter solute-binding protein, Zn/Mn family, producing MKLGLKRWSFSTFLLLLLLCAACAPKDTPGAIAHQQGKMYIVTTTGILRDAVANVVGDRAVVSALMGPGVDPHLYKAALGDLQTLREADVIIYNGLHLEGTMGEVLEKLARQKVVWAAAEGLPEDLLRKTPEFQDSHDPHIWFDVSLWSKVVELLSQRLQKQDQQNAIQYQENTIRYLATLDSLHQWTKTEIAAIPAQQRILITAHDAFGYFGDAYKIQVQGLQGISTVSEFGLQDVSSLVNFIVNRKVKAVFVESSVSQKAIEAVLEGCRQKGHQINLGGTLYSDALGEENGPAGTYVGMVQVNVGKIVKALK from the coding sequence ATGAAATTAGGCCTGAAACGTTGGTCCTTTAGTACTTTTCTTCTTTTGCTCCTGCTGTGTGCAGCCTGCGCTCCCAAGGATACCCCCGGAGCCATAGCCCACCAGCAGGGTAAAATGTATATTGTTACCACCACTGGTATTCTTAGGGATGCAGTGGCCAATGTGGTAGGTGACAGGGCAGTTGTATCCGCTTTGATGGGCCCTGGGGTTGATCCGCACTTGTACAAAGCTGCCTTAGGCGATTTGCAGACCTTGCGGGAGGCTGATGTCATTATCTACAATGGTTTGCATTTAGAAGGCACAATGGGAGAAGTACTGGAAAAACTGGCGCGCCAGAAAGTAGTATGGGCCGCAGCTGAAGGGCTCCCTGAAGACCTCCTCCGCAAAACCCCTGAATTTCAGGACAGCCATGACCCCCATATATGGTTTGATGTGAGCCTCTGGAGCAAAGTGGTTGAGCTTCTTTCTCAAAGGCTGCAGAAACAAGACCAGCAGAATGCCATACAATACCAGGAGAACACCATACGCTATCTGGCTACACTAGACAGCCTGCACCAATGGACCAAAACAGAGATTGCAGCTATTCCTGCGCAGCAACGCATTCTGATTACTGCGCATGATGCCTTCGGGTATTTTGGTGATGCATATAAAATTCAGGTGCAAGGTTTACAAGGCATTTCCACCGTATCTGAGTTTGGTTTACAAGATGTTTCCTCCCTGGTGAACTTCATTGTGAACAGAAAAGTAAAAGCGGTATTTGTGGAGAGTTCTGTTTCACAGAAAGCCATTGAGGCGGTGCTAGAAGGATGCCGCCAGAAAGGTCATCAAATAAACCTTGGGGGAACACTCTATTCTGATGCCTTGGGAGAGGAGAATGGGCCGGCGGGAACCTACGTGGGAATGGTGCAGGTGAATGTTGGCAAGATAGTGAAAGCATTGAAGTAA